The region aaaggcAAATAAGAAATCAGGATGtttagaaaacatcacctacacttGCAATTAATGTTTATTCATCAAAAAGTATttctatacctttttatttttaataatgttaatgacATTAAtaacctcgggtagtttaaacatAACTTTTTTCCTTGATGCAAAGGGCATGCACATAAAAGTAATGTCtttttgaacattttgatatcttattttcatttttatggtttcatatgaatttgttatgaattttgaAAGTATTGGTCAAACGGCATTTGGACAACCCGAGAGAAAAATCGGAGGGCAAAACTGAGACTAAGggcaaaaatgcatttgtcccTAAAAATATAGTTTTTTAAAGAATATATAGAACGTGTGGATTAAAGTTTagagggtctgctagagatgccctTAGTTACCACTCCGAAACGTAATATTTATGAAATGTTCGACAGGCCAATAAATTTATCCATTTAATTAAAAAAACAAATTTATTCATTTGTCCTCATTTTTTTTGGTTACGAAAGGAAGAAGGTCAGTTGTGCAATACAATAAAGGAAGTCGTATGTACATGCAAAACGGCTAACGTGTTAATTCTCGGAGATgaacgcttgatgttaattcttcgAAGTCCAAACTGACGCATACGCTTGTGCAAGACTGCAAGTTAACCCCTCGTGTTGTCCTATATAAGCACGTCAATTCCTCTAAAACTTCACCAAATCAACTGAGCTCACAGTCACAGACGCAGCAGATGACCATGTTTCCTTCCATCTGCCTCGCCATCTTGCTGCTTGCACTGGTCTCGCAGTCGCCGGCATCAGCCAGCATTAACAACAACAATGGCGTCGCCGTCGCGGCCCCTAGCGTGCCCACGACGACCCAGTTCCTGCAGGCGCACAACGACGCGCGCCGCGATGTCGGCGTGGCACCCCTGCAGTGGAACTCGACGCTGGAGCAGGACGCCCAGCGGTACGCGGACCGGCTCGGCATCGGGTGCAAGCTGGAGCCACTAGACATCGAGCTGATCTACCTGCAGAACACCTACAACGGCAGCGGCTACCAAGATGGCGCCGCCGTCACCGCGTCGTGGGTGAACGGGCGGCGGTGGTACGACTACCGCGCTAACGCAT is a window of Triticum dicoccoides isolate Atlit2015 ecotype Zavitan chromosome 2B, WEW_v2.0, whole genome shotgun sequence DNA encoding:
- the LOC119368262 gene encoding pathogenesis-related protein PRMS-like, with the protein product MTMFPSICLAILLLALVSQSPASASINNNNGVAVAAPSVPTTTQFLQAHNDARRDVGVAPLQWNSTLEQDAQRYADRLGIGCKLEPLDIELIYLQNTYNGSGYQDGAAVTASWVNGRRWYDYRANACAPGHDCGAYKLVVCSSAQELGCARRTCRSSPDTVAVCSYFPDCDYNDRPY